The Gemmatimonas aurantiaca genomic sequence CTTCTCGAGCTTCTTCGCTTCGGTGGCGTCGAACGCTTCCTGCGCCTTCTCCACGAGCGAGACGACGTCACCCATCTGCAGGATGCGTCCCGCCATGCGTTCCGGATGGAACTCCTCCAGCGCGTCGCTCTTTTCACCCACGCCGATGTACTTGATCGGCTTCTTGAGCACACCGTAGATGGAAAGCGCCGCACCACCGCGGGCGTCACCATCGAGCTTGGTGAGAATCACCCCGGTGACGTCGAGCGCCTCGTTGAAGCCCTGCGCGATCTTCACGGCTTCCTGGCCGGTCATGCCGTCGGCCACGAAGAGAATCTCATCGGGCTTGATGGCCGCCTTGAGCCGCTTGAGCTCGTCCATCATGTCGGCGTCGATCTGCAGGCGACCGGCCGTGTCGACGATGACCACGCGGTCGCGATTGCGCACACCCTGATCGATGCCGGCCTTCGCGATCTTCACCACATCCTGCGTGGTGCGGTCGGCGTAGACGGGCACATCGAGCGACTTGCCGAGCGTCTCGAGCTGATCGATGGCCGCGGGACGGTACACGTCGGCCGCCACGAGTCGCGTGCTCCTGTTTTCGAGCTTGAGCCTGCGGGCGAGCTTGCCGGCGGTGGTGGTCTTACCCGACCCCTGCAACCCCACCATCATGACGACGGTGGGCGGCACGGAACTCATCTTGAGCCCTTCACGCCGCTCGCCGAGCATGGTGGTGAGCTCGTCGTGCACGATCTTGACGAGTTGCTGCGCCGGCTGCACCTGCTTGAGCTGCAGCACCCCCACGGCCTTCTTCTCGACCCGTTCCAGGAATTCGCGGGTCAGCGAAAAATTGACATCGGCTTCGAGCAGGACGCGGCGGACCTCGCGCATCCCGTCCTTGATATCGGACTCGGTCAGGACGCCGCGACCACGCAGCTTCGCGAAAACGTTACCGAGTTTGTCTGTGAGCTCGTCGAACATCCCTGCAAACTACCATGCCAGCGGGCCCGCTTGTACTCCGGGCCATGCGGCAGGCTGTACCACGGGTCCGGCAGCTCCGGCGCCATGCCCGGCTTCCCGCCACGAGACAGTCAAGGGCGCCGGGATCACACCTTCTGTGCCATGGGGGTGACGAAAGGGGCCGCCAGGACGGCATCTTGCGTCGGAATCACGCGTTGCCGCCCCGCACCGCCGGCCTAGATTGGCCCGTTCCGGCTCGTGCTGTCACTCCGTGCCGTCACACCTCCGGTCACCTTGCCGTGTCCCGAACTCCATCGCGCTTCCCCTCCATTCAGATGCCCCGCGGCCAGCGGAAGGAAGAGATCCTTCGCGCCGAGCTGCCGCCGACGCTGCCCCTGATGGCGCTGCGCTCCACGATCGTTTATCCACTGGGAACGATCGCCGTGCAGATGGGAGCCCCCGAGAATCTCGCGCTCCTCAGAGCCCACGAGGAGTCCGGTCTGGTGGTGGCGCTCATGGTGGCCTCGGGAGACAGCGACGATGCCATCGACCCCGCGAAGTTCGTGGGCCGGGTGGGCGTGGCGGCGCGGGTCCATGAGCGGATCAATCTGCCCGGTGACACGGTGCAGATCACGCTGCAGGGGCTCCGTCGCATCACCATCGACGCCATCGAACAGGTCACGCCATTTGCCGTGGCCAGGGTGCAGGGCGCCCGGGAAACCCCGCCCGAGGCGGCGGAGCTGGACGAACTCGTGGCACGGACGGTCGCCGCCGCGGAAACCCTCGCCGAACTGGTCGACCGCATCCCCAACGAAGTGCCGCAGATCCTCAAGATGAACGTCTCCGACCCGGGACGTTTTGCGGATCTCGCCGCCACCAACATGAACCTGCGCATCGCCGACAAGGAGGAGGTGCTGCAGCGTCTCGACATCGGCCAGCGCATCCGGTTCATCCTGTCGCGTCTCGAACGCGAGGTCGCGCGCGCGCGTGTGATGGAGGACGTCAAGAAGCAGACCGAGATCAAGATCGAGCAGCATCAGCGCGAGTTCTATCTGCGGCAGCAACTGCGGGCCATCCAGTCGGAGCTTGGCGAGGCCGATCCGAACGAAAAGGAATCCATCGATCTGCTGCGCCGCATCGAGGACGCGCAGTTGCCCGACAAGGTGGCCGCCGAAGCCCGTCGTGAGACCGAACGCCTGCGCATGCTCTCGCCGGCCTCCAGCGAGTACCAGGTGTTGCGCACGTATCTCGACTGGGTGCTCGCCCTGCCCTGGCACATCCGCAGCGCCAACGATCAGGAGATCGCGCTCAGCAAGGTCGAAGACGCGCTCGACGAACGGCACTACGGGCTCGACGAGGCGAAGGAACGCATCATCGAATACCTGGCGGTGCGCAAACTGCGAGGCGGTGATCCGACGGGTCCCATTCTCTGTTTCGTGGGACCGCCGGGCACCGGCAAGACCTCGCTGGGCGAAGCCATCGCCAAGAGCATCGACCGGGCGTTCTACCGCATCTCCGTGGGCGGCGTGCGCGACGAAGCCGAGATCCGCGGCCATCGCCGCACGTACGTGGGCGCCATGCCGGGCATGCTCATTCAGGCCCTCCGGCGTGTGGAAGTGCGCGATCCCGTCATCATGATCGACGAGATCGACAAGATGAGCTCGGGCGGCACCGGCGGCGATCCCACGGCGGCCATGCTGGAAGTGCTCGATCCGTCGCAGAACAGCACCTTCGTCGATCACTATCTCAATCTGCCGTTCGATCTCTCGAGCGTGCTGTTCATCTGTACGGCCAACAATCTCTTCGACATTCCCGGCCCGTTGCGCGATCGCATGGAAGTGATCCGCATCGCGGGCTACACCATCGAGGAGAAGGTGGAGATCGCGCAGCGTTATCTCATTCCGCGTCTGCTGGCCGACCATGGTCTCGAGGACACGGATCTCCACATCCCGGAGAGTGTGCTGGGGTTCATCACCAGCCGGTACTCGCGCGAAGCCGGCCTGCGGACGTTCGAACGTTCGATCGCGTCCATCATGCGCAAGCGGGCGCGGGCGAAGGCCGACGGTGACGACAGTGCCTGGGAGATCGATGCCGTGCGCACGGAAGAGATGCTCGGCGCGCCGCGTTTCCCCATGGAAGAAGCCGAGAAGGAGCCGGAGATCGGCGCCGTCACCGGTCTCGCATGGACCAATACCGGTGGCGAACTGATGACCATCGAGGCGTTGCGCATGCCGGGCGGCGGGAAACTCACCGTCACCGGACAGCTCGGCGACGTGATGCGGGAATCGGTGGATGCGGCGTATTCGTTCGTACGTTCGCGCGCCCGGTCACTGGGAATCGCCGACCGGGAATTCCGCGATGCCGATCTGCATCTGCATTTCCCTGCCGGTTCGATTCCCAAGGACGGCCCGTCGGCCGGCATTGCCGTCACGCTGGCGCTGGCGAGTGCGCTGTCGCGTCGCCCGGTGCGCCGTGATCTCGCCCTCACGGGTGAAGTCACGCTGCGTGGCAGGGTCCTCGAGATCGGCGGGGTGAAGGAGAAGGTGTTGGCCGCTTATCGGGCCGGTCTTCGGGAAGTGATCCTTCCCAAGGGGAACGAAAAGGACGTGCGGGACGTGCCGCAGGAAGTGCGGGCGAAGATGGCGTTCACGTTCGCCAGCGCCATGGATGAAGTGCTGCACCTGGCGCTGCTGCCGCATCCGGACATGCATCCGGCCGATGCGGCGCCACGCGATGGTGCGCATGACGATGCGCCGGCCCGGCCGTCAGATCAGCAATCCGATCGAGTACAACGCGAGCCCAACCAGACCACCCACGATCGTCCCGTTGATACGAATGAACTGCAGATCTCGGCCGATCTGTAGTTCGATCTTCCGGGAGGTCGCGGTGGCGTCCCAGGCCGCCACGGTGGAGGCGATCAGGCGCGCGACTTCTTCGCGGGCCTGCTCCACCGAATAGGTCACCAGCTCCACGATCCAGCCGTTGACCTTGGCGGCCAGCGTCGGATCCTGCAGCACCTTCTGTCCAAGACCGGTGAGCCAGCGCTCGACCTGATCGGGTTCGTGTTCCGCTTCGTCGGCCAGACGCTCGGCGTACGATGCGATGCGCTCCTTCACATCGTTCCAGACCTCGCGTGAGAACTCCGCGACACTTGGATGATCGAGCAGATCGAGTTTGATCTGCTCCGCCCGTGCGATCGTTTCGGGATTCTCGCGGAGATTGACCACAAAACGCTCCACCGCCTCATCATACCGCTTGCGCAGGGGATGCTGCGGATCGGCGGCCACGGCCACGAGCGTCTTCTCCACGCCGGTCACGATCTTGTCGCCCAGTTTGCTCTCGACGGCGCCGGGCACCCACCACGGACTCTCCTGCTTGATCCGCTCGCGGATCATGGTCTCGTTCTCGTCGAGAAACCGCGCGGCGAGACGCAGGGCATCATCGAGCAGCGCCTGATGCCGTCCGTCGACCGTGAGCAGTTCGAACGCCTTGGCCGCGAGCGGCGCCGCCTGCATGCGCCGGAGACGCGCGACGATACCCTTGTCCACCAGCGTCTGCACGTCTTCATCGCGCATGACGTTGGCGGCACCGGACAATCCATGCGCGGCCGCACGCGCGAGACGTCGACTGTTCTCCGGTCGGGCCAGCCACTCGGCGGCGCGTTCACCCAGGCGCATGGCGACGAGTTTCTCGGCTACCACTTCGCGCGTGAGAAAATTGCGCTGCACGAAGTTGCCCAGAGCCGTGCCGATGCGGTCCTTGCGTGCCGGCACGATGGCCGTGTGCGGAATCGGCAACCCGAGCGGATGACGAAACAGTGCCGTCACCGCGAACCA encodes the following:
- the ffh gene encoding signal recognition particle protein, whose translation is MFDELTDKLGNVFAKLRGRGVLTESDIKDGMREVRRVLLEADVNFSLTREFLERVEKKAVGVLQLKQVQPAQQLVKIVHDELTTMLGERREGLKMSSVPPTVVMMVGLQGSGKTTTAGKLARRLKLENRSTRLVAADVYRPAAIDQLETLGKSLDVPVYADRTTQDVVKIAKAGIDQGVRNRDRVVIVDTAGRLQIDADMMDELKRLKAAIKPDEILFVADGMTGQEAVKIAQGFNEALDVTGVILTKLDGDARGGAALSIYGVLKKPIKYIGVGEKSDALEEFHPERMAGRILQMGDVVSLVEKAQEAFDATEAKKLEKKVRKEGMDLEDFLSAMRQMQKLGPFENLLKLLPGVNPKMLKDVKMDPKRMKHIEAIVLSMTPQERKKPELINGSRRARIAKGSGRTVTEVNRLLEQFREMQKMMKKMSGGAGGKGGMPRMPFGGGGMFGLR
- the lon gene encoding endopeptidase La, producing MPRGQRKEEILRAELPPTLPLMALRSTIVYPLGTIAVQMGAPENLALLRAHEESGLVVALMVASGDSDDAIDPAKFVGRVGVAARVHERINLPGDTVQITLQGLRRITIDAIEQVTPFAVARVQGARETPPEAAELDELVARTVAAAETLAELVDRIPNEVPQILKMNVSDPGRFADLAATNMNLRIADKEEVLQRLDIGQRIRFILSRLEREVARARVMEDVKKQTEIKIEQHQREFYLRQQLRAIQSELGEADPNEKESIDLLRRIEDAQLPDKVAAEARRETERLRMLSPASSEYQVLRTYLDWVLALPWHIRSANDQEIALSKVEDALDERHYGLDEAKERIIEYLAVRKLRGGDPTGPILCFVGPPGTGKTSLGEAIAKSIDRAFYRISVGGVRDEAEIRGHRRTYVGAMPGMLIQALRRVEVRDPVIMIDEIDKMSSGGTGGDPTAAMLEVLDPSQNSTFVDHYLNLPFDLSSVLFICTANNLFDIPGPLRDRMEVIRIAGYTIEEKVEIAQRYLIPRLLADHGLEDTDLHIPESVLGFITSRYSREAGLRTFERSIASIMRKRARAKADGDDSAWEIDAVRTEEMLGAPRFPMEEAEKEPEIGAVTGLAWTNTGGELMTIEALRMPGGGKLTVTGQLGDVMRESVDAAYSFVRSRARSLGIADREFRDADLHLHFPAGSIPKDGPSAGIAVTLALASALSRRPVRRDLALTGEVTLRGRVLEIGGVKEKVLAAYRAGLREVILPKGNEKDVRDVPQEVRAKMAFTFASAMDEVLHLALLPHPDMHPADAAPRDGAHDDAPARPSDQQSDRVQREPNQTTHDRPVDTNELQISADL
- a CDS encoding DUF445 domain-containing protein; amino-acid sequence: MTSPTVPDQSVPQELPVALRITPDDEIRRVRLVQMKRVAIIMLVAVAVLFLIARMLEARYTWLGFVRAFAEAAMVGGIADWFAVTALFRHPLGLPIPHTAIVPARKDRIGTALGNFVQRNFLTREVVAEKLVAMRLGERAAEWLARPENSRRLARAAAHGLSGAANVMRDEDVQTLVDKGIVARLRRMQAAPLAAKAFELLTVDGRHQALLDDALRLAARFLDENETMIRERIKQESPWWVPGAVESKLGDKIVTGVEKTLVAVAADPQHPLRKRYDEAVERFVVNLRENPETIARAEQIKLDLLDHPSVAEFSREVWNDVKERIASYAERLADEAEHEPDQVERWLTGLGQKVLQDPTLAAKVNGWIVELVTYSVEQAREEVARLIASTVAAWDATATSRKIELQIGRDLQFIRINGTIVGGLVGLALYSIGLLI